In one window of Brassica rapa cultivar Chiifu-401-42 chromosome A07, CAAS_Brap_v3.01, whole genome shotgun sequence DNA:
- the LOC103831949 gene encoding mannose-1-phosphate guanyltransferase alpha isoform X2 has translation MVSSMDEKVVAVIMVGGPTKGTRFRPLSLNIPKPLFPIAGQPMVHHPISACKRIPNLAQIYLVGFYEEREFALYVSAISNELKVPVRYLREDKPHGSAGGLYHFRNLIMEDDPSHIFLLNCDVCCSFPLPEMLEAHRKYGGIGTLLVIKVSPESASQFGELVADPVTNELLHYTEKPETFVSDRINCGVYVFTPDIFTAIRDVSSQTKDTATLRRVSSVEALQPATRNSTDFVRLDQDILSPLAGKKQLYTYETIDFWEQIKSPGMSLRCSELYLSQFRLTSPQVLASGDGTKSAIVTGDVFIHPSAKVHPTAKIGPNVSISANARVGPGVRLISCIILDDVEIMENAVVTNAIVGWKSSIGRWSRVQAWSLQLQTRSYNSRRLGCS, from the exons ATGGTGAGCTCGATGGATGAGAAAGTGGTGGCTGTGATCATGGTCGGTGGTCCAACCAAAG GTACTCGATTCCGACCATTGTCCCTGAATATTCCAAAGCCTCTGTTTCCTATTGCGGGACAACCAATGGTGCATCATCCAATTTCAGCGTGTAAAAGG ATTCCAAACTTAGCTCAAATCTATCTTGTTGGTTTCTATGAGGAAAGGGAGTTTGCCCTTTATGTCTCTGCCATTTCCAATGAACTCAAAGTTCCTGTCAG ATATCTGAGAGAAGACAAGCCACATGGTTCAGCTGGTGGTCTGTATCACTTTAGAAATCTAATCATGGAAGATGACCCG TCTCATATCTTCCTGCTTAACTGTGATGTTTGCTGCAGTTTCCCCTTGCCTGAAATGCTCG AGGCTCATCGGAAATATGGTGGAATTGGAACACTTCTTGTGATCAAG GTCTCTCCTGAATCAGCCAGCCAGTTTGGAGAACTGGTTGCAGATCCAGTTACTAATGAGCTGCTTCATTACACCGAGAAACCTGAAACTTTT GTCAGTGACCGTATTAACTGCGGTGTTTATGTATTTACACCTGACATTTTTACTGCCATAAGAGATGTTTCTTCTCAAACGAAAGATACAG CAACTTTGAGACGTGTTTCCAGCGTTGAAGCTCTTCAACCGGCAACAAG GAACTCCACGGATTTTGTAAGACTGGATCAAGACATCCTTTCACCTCTAGCTGGGAAGAAACAGCTATATACTTACGAGACTATAGATTTCTGGGAGCAAATTAAATCTCCTGG AATGTCGCTGAGGTGCTCGGAACTCTATCTTTCTCAGTTCCGGTTGACCTCACCCCAAGTGCTGGCTAGTGGAGATGGAACAAAGAGTGCCATAGTGACTGGTGATGTTTTCATACATCCTTCTGCAAAAGTACACCCAACTGCAAAG ATTGGTCCCAACGTCTCAATCTCTGCCAATGCTCGTGTTGGACCCGGTGTCAGGCTTATCAGCTGTATCATCCTTGATGACGTTGAGATCATG GAAAATGCAGTGGTGACTAACGCAATTGTTGGGTGGAAATCTTCTATCGGGAGATGGTCCCGTGTCCAGGCAT GGAGTCTACAACTCCAAACTCGGAGTTACAATTCTCG GAGACTCGGTTGCAGTTGA
- the LOC103831953 gene encoding FCS-Like Zinc finger 13: protein MILSKRPHLMIRKLSEMLVPRSRSAIKPDDYSASPRSPLDMKFPSPVNSKRYGSGGVGLGIVAALEESNIGINRYDPVCFSGRFRCPEIDLSEEEYTCVTSRDGTTKVYHSDEPEYDDRRRHKPVVQPPVIKRRVNRDNPTEFLSSCCLCKKRLQGKDIYMYKGEMGFCSAECRSVQIMNDERKEQSKQQVLRNVDVSSSLYAGEQSFSPGIFVF from the exons ATGATACTAAGCAAGAGACCTCATCTAATGATCCGTAAACTGTCGGAGATGTTGGTTCCAAGAAGCCGGTCTGCTATCAAACCGGATGATTACTCGGCGAGTCCGAGAAGTCCGTTGGATATGAAGTTCCCATCGCCGGTTAACTCAAAACGTTACGGTTCAGGCGGTGTCGGTTTAGGTATCGTGGCTGCGTTGGAGGAAAGTAACATTGGGATTAACCGGTACGATCCGGTTTGTTTCTCCGGGAGATTCCGATGCCCTGAGATTGATCTGTCGGAGGAGGAATACACTTGCGTGACGAGCCGTGATGGGACGACGAAAGTGTATCACAGCGACGAGCCGGAGTACGATGATCGGAGAAGGCATAAACCGGTGGTTCAACCACCGGTTATTAAGAGACGGGTTAATAGGGATAATCCGACAGAGTTTCTGAGCTCGTGTTGCTTGTGTAAGAAGAGACTTCAAGGCAAAGACATTTACATGTACAA AGGAGAGATGGGATTCTGCAGTGCAGAGTGTAGATCAGTGCAGATAATGAACGACGAGCGAAAGGAGCAATCTAAACAGCAAGTTTTGAGAAACGTCGACGTTTCGAGCTCTCTATATGCCGGCGAACAGAGTTTCTCCCCCGGGATATTCGTATTTTAG
- the LOC103831951 gene encoding ethylene-responsive transcription factor ERF018 produces MVKKAMKEEEEAEMRNSSMQSKYKGVRKRKWGKWVSEIRLPNSRDRIWLGSFDTPEKAARAFDAAQFCLRGRQSGFNFPDNPPSISGGRSLTPPEIREAAARYANAQDGDIIISTGEEESVLSETRPESPSTSVSEVAVSSATTVDYDLSFLDTLPSDFGMFSVFDDFSDGFSGDQFTEVLPVEDYGDVIFDESLFLWDF; encoded by the exons atggTGAAGAAAGCGATGAAG gaggaggaagaggcaGAGATGAGAAACTCGTCGATGCAGTCAAAGTACAAAGGCGTGAGGAAGAGGAAGTGGGGCAAATGGGTTTCCGAGATCAGACTTCCCAACAGCAGAGACCGCATCTGGCTAGGCTCTTTCGACACTCCCGAGAAGGCCGCGCGTGCCTTCGACGCCGCCCAGTTCTGTCTCCGCGGCCGCCAGTCCGGTTTCAATTTCCCCGATAACCCACCCTCGATCTCCGGCGGAAGGTCGCTGACGCCCCCGGAGATCCGGGAAGCGGCTGCTCGATACGCAAACGCTCAGGACGGCGATATTATCATCAGCACCGGAGAAGAAGAATCGGTTTTGTCCGAAACCCGACCGGAGTCTCCTTCAACCTCCGTGTCCGAAGTAGCTGTGTCTTCGGCGACAACGGTGGATTACGATCTGTCGTTCTTGGACACGCTTCCGAGTGATTTCGGGATGTTTTCTGTGTTTGATGACTTCTCCGACGGCTTCTCCGGCGATCAGTTTACAGAGGTTTTACCCGTTGAAGATTACGGGGATGTGATTTTTGATGAGTCTCTGTTTCTTTGGGATTTTTAA
- the LOC103831949 gene encoding mannose-1-phosphate guanyltransferase alpha isoform X1 — protein sequence MVSSMDEKVVAVIMVGGPTKGTRFRPLSLNIPKPLFPIAGQPMVHHPISACKRIPNLAQIYLVGFYEEREFALYVSAISNELKVPVRYLREDKPHGSAGGLYHFRNLIMEDDPSHIFLLNCDVCCSFPLPEMLEAHRKYGGIGTLLVIKVSPESASQFGELVADPVTNELLHYTEKPETFVSDRINCGVYVFTPDIFTAIRDVSSQTKDTATLRRVSSVEALQPATRNSTDFVRLDQDILSPLAGKKQLYTYETIDFWEQIKSPGMSLRCSELYLSQFRLTSPQVLASGDGTKSAIVTGDVFIHPSAKVHPTAKIGPNVSISANARVGPGVRLISCIILDDVEIMENAVVTNAIVGWKSSIGRWSRVQAEGVYNSKLGVTILGDSVAVEDEVVVTSSIVLPNKTLNVSVQDEIIL from the exons ATGGTGAGCTCGATGGATGAGAAAGTGGTGGCTGTGATCATGGTCGGTGGTCCAACCAAAG GTACTCGATTCCGACCATTGTCCCTGAATATTCCAAAGCCTCTGTTTCCTATTGCGGGACAACCAATGGTGCATCATCCAATTTCAGCGTGTAAAAGG ATTCCAAACTTAGCTCAAATCTATCTTGTTGGTTTCTATGAGGAAAGGGAGTTTGCCCTTTATGTCTCTGCCATTTCCAATGAACTCAAAGTTCCTGTCAG ATATCTGAGAGAAGACAAGCCACATGGTTCAGCTGGTGGTCTGTATCACTTTAGAAATCTAATCATGGAAGATGACCCG TCTCATATCTTCCTGCTTAACTGTGATGTTTGCTGCAGTTTCCCCTTGCCTGAAATGCTCG AGGCTCATCGGAAATATGGTGGAATTGGAACACTTCTTGTGATCAAG GTCTCTCCTGAATCAGCCAGCCAGTTTGGAGAACTGGTTGCAGATCCAGTTACTAATGAGCTGCTTCATTACACCGAGAAACCTGAAACTTTT GTCAGTGACCGTATTAACTGCGGTGTTTATGTATTTACACCTGACATTTTTACTGCCATAAGAGATGTTTCTTCTCAAACGAAAGATACAG CAACTTTGAGACGTGTTTCCAGCGTTGAAGCTCTTCAACCGGCAACAAG GAACTCCACGGATTTTGTAAGACTGGATCAAGACATCCTTTCACCTCTAGCTGGGAAGAAACAGCTATATACTTACGAGACTATAGATTTCTGGGAGCAAATTAAATCTCCTGG AATGTCGCTGAGGTGCTCGGAACTCTATCTTTCTCAGTTCCGGTTGACCTCACCCCAAGTGCTGGCTAGTGGAGATGGAACAAAGAGTGCCATAGTGACTGGTGATGTTTTCATACATCCTTCTGCAAAAGTACACCCAACTGCAAAG ATTGGTCCCAACGTCTCAATCTCTGCCAATGCTCGTGTTGGACCCGGTGTCAGGCTTATCAGCTGTATCATCCTTGATGACGTTGAGATCATG GAAAATGCAGTGGTGACTAACGCAATTGTTGGGTGGAAATCTTCTATCGGGAGATGGTCCCGTGTCCAG GCTGAGGGAGTCTACAACTCCAAACTCGGAGTTACAATTCTCG GAGACTCGGTTGCAGTTGAAGACGAGGTTGTGGTGACCAGCAGTATCGTTCTTCCAAACAAGACACTCAACGTCAGTGTTCAAGACGAGATCATCTTGTAA